The following are from one region of the Melospiza melodia melodia isolate bMelMel2 chromosome 16, bMelMel2.pri, whole genome shotgun sequence genome:
- the RPL36A gene encoding large ribosomal subunit protein eL42 — protein MVNVPKTRRTYCKKCGKHQPHKVTQYKKGKDSLYAQGKRRYDRKQSGYGGQTKPIFRKKAKTTKKIVLRLECVEPNCRSKRMLAIKRCKHFELGGDKKRKGQVIQF, from the exons ATG gtgaacGTGCCGAAAACCCGCCGGACGTACTGCAAGAAGTGCGGGAAGCACCAGCCGCACAAGGTCACGCAGTACAAGAAGGGGAAGGACTCGCTCTACGCGCAGG GAAAAAGGCGCTATGATCGGAAGCAGAGCGGGTACGGGGGCCAGACAAAGCCCATCTTCCGTAAAAAG gCCAAGACCACCAAGAAGATTGTGCTGAGGCTGGAGTGTGTGGAGCCCAACTGCAGGTCCAAGAGGATGCTGGCAATTAAGAGGTGCAAGCACTTTGAGCTGGGAGGAGACAAGAAGAGAAAG GGACAGGTGATCCAGTTCTGA
- the BTK gene encoding tyrosine-protein kinase BTK yields the protein MASVILESIFLKRSQQKKKTSPLNFKKRLFLLTESKLSYYEYDFERGRRGSKKGSVDIEKITCVETVAPENNPPPERQVPRKGEDYNNMEQISIIERFPYPFQVVYDEGPLYIFSPTEELRKRWIHQLKSVIRYNSDLVQKYHPCFWIDGQYLCCSQTAKNAMGCQILESRNGSLKVGRSHRKTKKPLPPTPEEDQMVMKPLPPEPAPSTAGERKKVVALYNYEPMNAQDLQLHKGEEYFILEESHLPWWKALDKNGREGYIPSNYVTETRNSLEIFEWYSKNITRSQAEQLLKQEGKEGGFIVRDSTSKTGKYTVSVYAKSSADPQGTIRHYVVCCTPQNQYYLAEKHLFNSIPELITYHQHNSAGLISRLKYPVSQHKKNAPSTAGLGYGSWEIDPKDLTFLKELGTGQFGVVKYGKWRGQYNVAIKMIREGSMSEDEFIDEAKVMMNLSHEKLVQLYGVCTKQRPIFIITEYMANGCLLNFLRETRQRFQPAQLLEMCKDVCEAMEYLESKQFLHRDLAARNCLVNDQGIVKVSDFGLSRYVLDDEYTSSMGSKFPVRWSPPEVLLYSKFSSKSDVWSFGVLMWEVYSLGKMPYERFNNSETTEHVIQGLRLYRPQAASERVYAIMYSCWHEKPEERPTFTVLLSSILDMADEEC from the exons ATGGCCAGTGTCATCCTGGAGAGCATCTTCCTGAAGCGCTCGCAGCAGaagaagaaaacatctcccctcaaCTTCAAGAAGCGCCTGTTCCTGCTGACAGAGAGCAAGCTGTCCTACTACGAGTATGACTTTGAGCGGGGG CGCCGGGGCAGCAAGAAGGGCTCTGTGGACATTGAGAAGATCACCTGTGTGGAGACAGTGGCACCTGAAAACAACCCTCCCCCTGAGCGACAGGTCCCG AGGAAAGGGGAGGATTACAACAACATGGAGCAGATCTCAATCATCGAACGGTTCCCCTACCCCTTCCAG GTGGTCTATGACGAGGGGCCCCTGTACATCTTCTCCCCGACGGAGGAGCTGCGCAAGCGCTGGATCCATCAGCTGAAGAGCG TGATTCGGTACAACAGCGACCTGGTGCAGAAGTACCACCCCTGCTTCTGGATCGATGGGCAGTACCTGTGCTGCTCCCAGACAGCCAAGAACGCCATGGGCTGCCAGATTCTGGAGAGCAGGAATGGCA GTTTAAAAGTCGGGCGGTCGCATCGCAAGACAAAGAAGCCCCTTCCCCCAACTCCTGAGGAGGACCAG ATGGTGATGAAGCCTCTGCCTCCCGAGCcagcccccagcacagcagggGAGAGGAAGAAGGTGGTGGCCCTCTACAACTACGAGCCAATGAACGCCCAGGACCTGCAGCTGCACAAGGGCGAGGAGTACTTCATCCTGGAGGAGAGCCACCTGCCCTGGTGGAAAGCCCTTGACAAGAACGG GAGGGAAGGATACATCCCCAGCAACTACGTCACTGAAACCAGAAATTCCCTGGAGATCTTTGA GTGGTACTCAAAGAATATCACTCGGAGCCAAGCAGAGCAACTGCTGAAACAGGAG gGTAAGGAAGGAGGCTTCATTGTCCGAGATTCCACCAGCAAGACAGGGAAATACACTGTCTCCGTCTATGCCAAGTCCTCTGC AGACCCCCAAGGCACAATCCGCCACTACGTCGTCTGCTGCACCCCCCAGAATCAGTATTACCTGGCAGAGAAACACCTCTTCaacagcatcccagagctcatcACCTACCACCAGCACAACTCTGCAG GGCTCATATCCAGACTGAAGTACCCCGTGTCTCAGCACAAGAAAAATGCTCCTTCCACAGCTGGCCTTGGCTATG GCTCGTGGGAGATTGACCCCAAGGATCTGACCTTCCTGAAGGAACTGGGGACGGGGCAGTTTGGAGTGGTGAAATATGGGAAATGGAGAGGCCAGTACAACGTTGCCATCAAGATGATCAGGGAGGGCTCCATGTCAGAGGATGAGTTCATTGATGAAGCCAAAGTCATGAT GAACCTGTCTCACGAGAAGCTGGTGCAGCTCTACGGGGTCTGCACTAAGCAACGTCCCATCTTCATCATCACCGAGTACATGGCCAATGGCTGCCTCCTGAACTTCCTGAGGGAAACACGGCAGCGCTTCCAGCCCGCCCAGCTGCTGGAGATGTGCAAGGATGTCTGTGAAGCTATGGAGTACCTGGAATCCAAGCAGTTCCTGCACAGAGACCTG GCTGCTCGAAACTGTCTGGTGAATGACCAAGGAATTGTGAAAGTGTCAGATTTTGGTCTTTCCAG gtATGTGCTGGATGATGAGTACACGAGCTCCATGGGGTCCAAGTTCCCAGTGCGGTGGTCTCCTCCTGAAGTGCTGCTGTACAGCAAGTTCAGCAGCAAGTCTGACGTCTGGTCCTTTG GCGTCCTGATGTGGGAAGTTTACTCGCTGGGAAAGATGCCTTACGAGAGGTTTAACAACAGCGAGACAACCGAGCACGTCATCCAAGGCCTGCGCCTGTACCGGCCGCAGGCGGCCTCGGAGCGGGTCTACGCCATCATGTACAGCTGCTGGCATGAG AAGCCTGAGGAGCGCCCCACCTTCACCGTGCTGCTGAGCAGCATCCTGGACATGGCTGACGAGGAGTGCTGA
- the TIMM8A gene encoding mitochondrial import inner membrane translocase subunit Tim8 A, with protein MDPPSAAGLGGADPQLQRFIEVETQKQRFQQLVHQMTELCWEKCMDKPGPKLDSRAETCFVNCVERFIDTSQFILNRLEQTQKSKSAFSESLSD; from the exons ATGGACCCGCCGTCCGCCGCCGGGCTGGGCGGGGCCGACCCCCAGCTCCAGCGCTTCATCGAGGTGGAGACGCAGAAGCAGCGCTTCCAGCAGCTGGTGCACCAGATGACCGAGCTCTGCTGG GAGAAGTGCATGGACAAGCCGGGCCCCAAGCTGGACAGCCGGGCCGAGACGTGCTTCGTGAACTGCGTGGAGCGCTTCATCGACACGAGCCAGTTCATCCTGAACCGGCTGGAGCAGACGCAGAAATCCAAGTCGGCCTTCTCGGAGAGCCTGTCCGACTGA
- the LOC134425624 gene encoding magnesium transporter NIPA2-like, with translation MGAGFGAGLGLALASSAFIGGSFVLKKKGLLRLCGRARAGQGGHAYLREWLWWAGLLCMGIGEAANFAAYAFAPATLVTPLGALSVLVSAVLSSIFLNEQLNVHGKIGCILSILGSTVMVIHAPQEEEVSSLESMAEKLKDPGFIVFAVCVLVSSLLLIFVAGPRYGQSNVLVYVLVCSAIGSLSVSCVKGLGIALKELFSGKPVLKEPLGWVLLVCLVICISIQINYLNKALDIFSTSVVTPIYYVLFTTAVMTCSAILFKEWQHLVLDNIIGSISGFLTIVSGIFLLHAFRDLPFTPSLLPLFLQPARAEPHPPWSTADRHQCCQHQPLLPSEDKGPQSAQEEEEEK, from the exons ATGGGGGCCGGGTTCggcgcggggctggggctggccctggcctCCAGCGCCTTCATCGGCGGCAGCTTCGTCCTGAAGAAGAAGGGGCTGCTCCGGCTGTGCGGCCGCGCCCGGGCAG GGCAAGGAGGGCACGCGTACCTGCGGGAGTGGCTGTGGtgggcagggctgctgtgca TGGGAATTGGAGAAGCAGCAAATTTCGCCGCCTATGCCtttgcccctgcaacactggtaACTCCACTGGGTGCTCTGAGTGTCCTTGTTAG tGCAGTTCTCTCTTCCATCTTCCTGAATGAGCAGCTGAATGTTCATGGGAAGATTGGCTGCATCCTGAGTATCCTGGGCTCCACTGTCATGGTGATCCatgctccacaggaagaagaggTTTCCAGCCTGGAGTCCATGGCAGAGAAGCTGAAAGATCCAG GATTCATTGTGTTTGCTGTGTGTGTCCTGGTGAGCTCCCTTCTGCTCATCTTTGTGGCTGGACCCCGTTATGGACAGAGCAACGTCCTGGTTTATGTTTTGGTCTGCTCTGCCATCGGCTCGCTGTCTGTATCCTGTGTCAAAGGCCTGGGGATTGCCCTCAAGGAATTGTTCTCTGGGAAGCCAGTCCTGAAGGAACCCCTGGGCTGGGTGCTCCTGGTGTGCCTGGTGATCTGCATCAGCATCCAGATCAACTATCTGAACAAAGCCCTGGACATTTTCAGCACCTCTGTGGTCACACCCATTTACTACGTGCTGTTCACCACGGCAGTCATGACGTGCTCAGCCATCCTCTTCAAGGAGTGGCAGCACCTGGTGCTGGACAACATCATCGGCTCCATCAGCGGCTTCCTCACCATCGTGTCGGGCATCTTCCTCCTGCACGCCTTCAGGGACCTGCCCTTCACCCCCAGCctcctgcccctcttcctgcagccagccagggcagagccacaccCTCCCTGGAGCACTGCAGACAGACATCAGTGCTGTCAGcaccagcccctgctgccctcagAGGACAAGGGCCCTCAGagtgcacaggaggaggaggaggagaagtga
- the TAF7L gene encoding transcription initiation factor TFIID subunit 7-like → MSKGKDDAPHELESQFVLRLPPEYASTVRRAVQSGNVNLKDRLTIELHADGRHGIVRVDRVPLAAKLVDLPCIIESLKTIDKKTFYKTADICQMLVCTVDGDLYPPLEEQTVTTDPKANKKKDKDREKKFIWNHGITLPLKNVRKRRFRKTAKKKYIESPDVEKEVKRLLSTDAEAVSVRWEVIAEDETKEVDNHGSLTSLDISSPGMSGHKQGHGSSEHDELREIFNDISSSSEDEDERDHHDDEDLNIMDTEEDLERQLQDKLNESDGQQQENEGSNQIAMGIQKQIDNLKSKLQETQDRRKRQEDLIMKVENLALKTRLQAVLDEFKQQEEREKQQMASLQEQLESLMEK, encoded by the exons ATGAGCAAGGGCAAGGACGATGCTCCGCACGAACTCGAGAGCCAGTTCGTGCTGCGGCTGCCCCCG GAATATGCCTCGACCGTGCGGCGAGCAGTCCAGTCTGGGAATGTCAACCTGAAGGACAGGCTCACCATTGAGCTGCATG CGGACGGGCGCCATGGCATTGTCCGTGTGGACCGGGTGCCACTGGCAGCCAAGCTGGTGGATCTGCCCTGCATCATCGAGAGCTTAAAAACCATTGACAAGAAAACCTTCTACAAGACAGCGGATATTTGCCAG ATGCTTGTTTGCACTGTGGATGGTGATCTGTACCCACCTTTGGAAGAGCAAacagtgaccactgaccccaAGGCAAACAAgaagaaggacaaggacagagaGAAGAAATTCATATGGAACCATGGCA TCACCCTTCCCCTGAAAAATGTACGGAAGCGGCGGTTCCGGAAGACAGCCAAGAAGAAG TATATTGAGTCTCCTGATGTGGAAAAAGAGGTGAAACGTCTCCTGAGCACCGATGCTGAGGCTGTCAGTGTCC GCTGGGAAGTCATTGCTGAAGATGAAACAAAAGAAGTGGACAACCACGGTTCCCTCACCAGCCTGGACATCTCCTCCCCAGGGATGTCAGGGCATAAGCAAGGCCACGGCTCCTCAG AACACGATGAACTGCGGGAGATATTTAATGAtatcagcagcagcagtgaggatGAAGATGAGAGGGATCATCACGATGATGAAGACCTGAACATCATGGACACTGAGGAGGACTTGGAGAGACAGCTGCAGGACAAGCTGAATGAGTctgatgggcagcagcaggagaatgAGGGGTCCAACCAGATTG CCATGGGCATCCAGAAACAGATTGACAACCTGAAAAGTAAACTCCAGGAAACTCAAGACAGGAGGAAGCGCCAGGAAGATCTCATCATGAAAGTGGAGAACCTTGCCCTCAAG ACCCGTCTCCAGGCCGTGCTGGATGAGTTCAAGCAgcaagaagagagagagaagcagCAG ATGgcatccctgcaggagcagctggagtccCTCATGGAGAAGTGA
- the LOC134425886 gene encoding aryl-hydrocarbon-interacting protein-like 1, with protein MEETYLLNVEGVKKKILHGGQGQLPKLQDGSKFTFHFQTLKDDFERTVIDDSREAGMPMEIIVGKMFKLEIWETLLSSMRIGEVAEFWCDAIHTGMYALVSRGMRRIAEGRDPLEGQKHRCGMGNMFDYHSTGYEDLDELQRTPQPLIFIMELFRVEDPSAYKRDTWAMSKEEKLAAVPVLHSEGNRLVLRREFAQAAAKYQEAVICLRNLQAKEKPWEDGWLKLESLVTPLVLNYCQCQLELGEYYEVLEHTTELLQKHNDNAKAYFKRAKAHAAVWNEREAREDFQRVAHLDPSMAAAVKKELKQLGERMRKKHVEDRKRYQGLFQSGQGTKGREGRESREGPPELQVKGQHQEEKKPEENLWEKRWKGGMRQQWAKKKT; from the exons ATGGAAGAAACCTACCTGCTGAATGTGGAAGGGGTCAAAAAGAAGATTCTGCAcggaggccaagggcagctgccGAAGCTGCAGGATGGGAGCAAG TTCACCTTCCACTTCCAGACGCTGAAGGACGACTTTGAGCGCACGGTGATCGACGACAGCCGGGAGGCCGGCATGCCCATGGAGATCATCGTGGGCAAGATGTTCAAGCTGGAGATCTGGGAGACGCTGCTCAGCTCCATGAGGAtcggggaggtggcagagttctGGTGCGACGCCATT CACACAGGCATGTACGCCCTGGTCTCCAGGGGCATGAGGAGGATCGCAGAGGGACGGGACCCCCTGGAGGGCCAGAAGCACCGCTGTGGCATGGGCAACATGTTTGACTACCACAGCACGGGCTACGAGGACCTGGACGAGCTGCAGCGAACGCCTCAGCCTCTCATCTTCATCATGGAGCTGTTCCGG GTGGAGGACCCCTCAGCGTACAAACGTGACACGTGGGCCATGAGCAAGGAGGagaagctggcagcagtgcccgTGCTGCACAGCGAGGGCAACCGGCTGGTGCTGCGCAGGGAGTTTGCGCAGGCGGCCGCCAAGTACCAGGAGGCTGTCATCTGCCTCAGGAACCTGCAGGCCAAG GAGAAGCCATGGGAGGATGGCTGGCTGAAGCTGGAGAGCCTGGTCACACCGCTGGTGCTCAACTACTGCCAGTGCCAGCTGGAGCTCGGCGAGTACTACGAGGTGCTGGAGCACACCACGGAGCTCCTCCAGAAGCACAATG ACAATGCCAAGGCCTATTTCAAGCGGGCAAAGGCCCACGCTGCAGTCTGGAACGAGAGGGAGGCGCGGGAGGACTTCCAGCGCGTGGCTCACCTCGACCCCTCCATGGCGGCCGCCGTGAAGAAGGAGCTGAAGCAGCTGGGGGAGAGGATGAGGAAGAAGCACGTGGAGGATCGGAAACGCTACCAGGGCCTCTTCCAGTCAGGCCAGGGCACGAAGGGCCGTgaggggagggagagcagggag ggacccccagagctgcaggtgaAGGGGCAGCACCAGGAGGAGAAGAAGCCCGAGGAGAACCTGTGGGAGAAGAGGTGGAAGGGAGGGATGAGACAGCAGTGGGCAAAGAAGAAGACCTGA